AAAATTTCGTTTCGCATTTGGTGAATAGTCCCACTGGTTTTGCTAGCTCCATTTTGCATGCATTTATAAAGGGAGGAATGTTACACTTTGGGGAGCATTAAAAagttgcttcttcctccactgtTTGTACtctctctctcccccctcctctCCTTTCCTTCCCCGTCTGATTTGACTCAGAGGGGTTCCACAAAAGGTTACGCGGTTGATGAAAATGGCGTGATGGGTACAAGCGGAAAgcatgaatatattttttttggggttttttttttttttagtcgAGAGTGCAATATGCGCAGAGATgtcctcccttttggggagGGGACCTACCagatggggaggaaaagcgAAAGGGTATAATAGTGTCCCCCCGAATggatgtaaaaataaaaagcgtAGCCACTTTGCTGAGAGTGAAGGGATTAGTTTGCCACATTTCGTCTTCTCTAATAAGAGGAGCTcgcaaaaatgcacaacGTGTAGATAGGCACAATGGGATGATTCGAATGTTTAGCGGTGGTGCACACACCTCCTGGTGGATGGGTGAGACAAccacttcctcctctccaACGTGTTGCAAAAATGCCGCTGTTATTAAAGGCATCTCCAGCTGAGCAGAGGAACATACAAAATGGTAACCTTTTACTCTCCTTGGCTTTTACACCTCTTTATGAGTCCCCTTCTGGGCACATTTCGCCACCCCGAGATTGCTCAGGTGAAACTTTTTGGTGGGGCGTAGGTGAATGCTACGGGGTGGCAACCCACAGGAGGGTAATAAAAGGGTTGGGATGAAGCTACAGGGTGAGGCCCCACAGGAACGTAATGCCTCGGTTGGGATGCACCACCCTTTTGGCTTCCCTTTTGAATCGGTAAGAATTAATTTTCCCTTGATGTACATTCAAGCGCTGAAATGCTTTTAAAGAGTTGGTCACTCGGCgtttgtacatacatacaatgcatgtgcatacgcacacgcacaggaaaaaaaaatcacttaCGGGAAACACACGGGCATACGGACACGCGGACGGAGGGGCTTACGGACAAACGAGCGAACAAGCGAACGGGCGAACACACAGACGTACACACGAGAGGACAAGCGAACAAGCGAACAAAAGAACACGAAAACGGACGCGGCAGAAACAAGAGAGGCGGACGGAACAAAAGCGGACGGACAGACGGACGGACGATCGCGAACGAGCAACACGGAAGGACTCACGAAAAAACACACGGGTCACGGACGGAAAGGACTATTTTACAGAACACACACAAGAACACTTAACGTACTCTACAACGGACTCACGAACATATTGCGTCTACGTACGAACAACTTGGGGCGAACGAGAACAGGCAGGGCAACTCACACGAAGGGGAAGTGAAGGCGtctacatatgtatgtatatgtgtaggTATAAATATACGCATGTATAgtatacacatgtatatgttaTAATACCACTATAGACACATATATATtggcggggaaaaaattaagttaaaagctgttttttctccttttttttattctcttttatttctctttttttttatcttttcttttctcttttttttttctctcttttttcttcttcttcatcttcttctacttcttctgcttctcctaCTTGTTCATCTTCCATATTGGCACATTTTGCCTACTCCGGAGAAGCGCCTTTGCACAAATCTTGCTTCCGTCGGTCTTTCGCTGCTTGGCAACTTCCGTGCTCGGCTAGAGGTTCCCTTCTCATTTGGATGGGGGGGTCTTAtctttcttatttttcatgCTGTCATTTCCCATGCCTAGCAAAAGGTTAGCGAAGAAAGGTAacaacttgaaaaaaaaaaaaaaaaaaaaaaaaaagaaaaaaaaaaaaaaaaacagctctctcctttttttttttttttttttccttcttctcttccATGTTGTGTGTAGTGTGGAACAAAAAGAGGTGCAGGGAAGAATGCATGTCACAGGAACGATGATGTATCAACCCGGTTATTCCTTTTTCCGCTATTTTTCcgtcattttttcgttatttttccgtcattttttcgctattttttccctttttccgtTCACTTGCGCAGGTGCCGAAAGACGCCTTGGAGTTCAAAAGGACCCTTCGCCGCTATCCTCCTTTGCATTTCATGCACACAGGGCGTGGGGTGATCGGCGAGCACATTTCGACAAGCAAGCATGGAGCGATTCCGCGTGTGAgccatatgcatatacacatatatatatatatatacatatttacacaCTTTCGCCACGTTTGCACACTTTCTACGGATGAATAACCGCGAACGAACGACACATACCCAGGCGTGCACACACAAGTTCCCCACACATAAGTTCACCACACATACGTTCCCCACACATGCAGGAAAAGTGACTCGCACGCGCAGATGACACTTTTTCtctacacatatattttttgctcgCTCTCAATTTGGGTAAGCTTAATAACCGTAATTTTTGGAGGGGCCGGATGATGGTGGGATCTTGGAGATATCTTCCTGTGATCTGCTTAAGTTTCTGGTGTCTCCTTTTCCGAAGGGTTTGTTGGTGATGATTGGGGTGTCGGGTCCCTtgctcttcttctgcttgtAGTAGCCATATCCTCCTAAGGCACCACCAAGCAGTAAAGCTAAACTAGTTGCTATGGTAGATAtgatcataattttttggtttCTTTGCTTTCTTAGCATATCATTGTCGAGCTTTTTCAAAGATTTGGAGTCAGCTCCAGCACTCTTTGCTTGTACGAAGCCGTCATTGTTTACTCCTGGGACGAACACCTTGATGGTTATGAGGAAGGCGAcgaagtaaaataatttggctaatttcattttcgcgAACGTGCAGGGATGCAGAGGTATATCTCAGGGCAGCCGCAAAGCTTtctagtaaaaaataaaacgataGGGTAAAATATCGCTGGCGCGTTTAGCACATATAGTATTATATTCGTGCGTATGCCGATGCGTTTAAAGagttggggaaaaaacgcgCAAACGTTTGCAGTAAAAACTATggcgaaaaattaaagcgtaaaaaataatgaaataaacgAAAGGTATGCGTAAAAACTAGGATAGCATGAATTGTGAAGAAATCAGaattctaaatttttatacaattcTAAA
Above is a genomic segment from Plasmodium vivax chromosome 5, whole genome shotgun sequence containing:
- a CDS encoding early transcribed membrane protein (ETRAMP) (encoded by transcript PVX_090230A), giving the protein MKLAKLFYFVAFLITIKVFVPGVNNDGFVQAKSAGADSKSLKKLDNDMLRKQRNQKIMIISTIATSLALLLGGALGGYGYYKQKKSKGPDTPIITNKPFGKGDTRNLSRSQEDISKIPPSSGPSKNYGMGNDSMKNKKDKTPPSK